Sequence from the Panicum virgatum strain AP13 chromosome 5N, P.virgatum_v5, whole genome shotgun sequence genome:
aTCCATCCCTTCTTTTGCGCCAGGAGAAAGAGGGAGACCAAAATTCCGAAACCAATTCAAAGCAGGTGCCGCGAGACGATTAGAAAGCAGGGGGATTTTCGAGCAGGAGAGTTTTGCgtgacggcggccgcggctttTGGTtctggtggcggccggcggtctcGGAGATGGGGTCCGGCATGAGCAGCTTCCGGCGCCCTCGCGGCTTCGTCTTCGACCCGATGAAGGGGATAACCCCCCTGTTGGGGCTGCAGGTGGCGCTCCAGTACGGCCGCCCGGGGTCCGACCGGCCGCCCGtcacggcggcgctgctcgccgccaaCGTGCTGGTCTTCTTCCGGCCCGGGCCCCTCCACAGGATCCTGCCCAGGATCAACGAGGTTGCCCTCAACTACCAACTCTTCGTCAGGGTATGTAAGCGCACCTACCTATGCACAGCACAACCAGATGGTGGAATTCTGTGTTAGGTTTTGTCTCCCTGCTAGAGAATTCCACTACAGTTATCATGGCTCTGCAGTCTTTTCCCCCGTTCTAGGGCTAGTTAAGATTGAATGTTTCATCAATGCAATGCAATTTGAACATTGGTTGTTCCTGGCAAGTTGAACCGAGGTTTTACTTTATCAGATCGAGGTCTGGCTGAGTAGTGCacgatacttttttttttggcgggGCGATACTAATTTCTGATAACCAGCCGGTTGCAATCGGGGAAATCTGATGGGATGGTTACAGGATTGGATATTTCCCCCCAAATGTTTTGTTGCACTGTTGAGCATAACCATGCCTCGAAGTACTTGACATAAGCTGTTGTAGGACATCAGAATCCCATATTTAGCCATAGTCTTTCAGTTATACAGATAGTTCTACATTCAACTCTTGATATCCTGACATATTCTAATGGTTGCAGTTCATGTTGTTGGAGAACTTCTTCCTGTCACCTTTCTACCACTGGAACGAAGCTCACTTATTTGGCAACATGACATCTCTCTTGTGGATGGGCGTACAACTTGAAAGGTCCATGGGTAGTGCTGAGTTTGCTTCCATGGTTGTTGCATTGCTTGGCTTGTCGCAGGGTATCGCGGTGCTCTTGTCCCAAGGCTTATCCTTGCTTGGTGACAGTTTTGCGTATTATGATCATCACAGTATTGGATTCTCTGGTGTGCTGTTTGGCATGAAGGCTGTGCTGACTGACCGGTCGAACGATTTAATGTGGCTTTCAGTGATCCTTATTCCAGAAAAGTATTGTGTCTGGGCTGATTTGTTGCTCACTCACGCTTTGCTTCCCCAGTCTTCCTTTGTTGGCCATCTTGGGGGCTTACTTGCTGGAAAGGTCTACCTTTGGCTGAAGCGTGCGTTCAAAGGCCAAGACCCGCTCACTCTTCTGATTTCAGGCGGTGCCAGGGCCGTGACCTCGCAAGTGAGATTTGCTCAGAATCTCCTGAAGTCTGTCCTGTCCCAGGGTCACATAACAGGTCGGGGCATAGTTGAATGTCATTCGTCAGCAAGAGATTGCCCACGAGGTTTATGGAGATGCTCAACCTGCACCAACTATAACTCATTTGCCACAGATATATGTGAGATGTGCAGCACTATGCGTGAGGATCATGCTTGTCCGCGGGGGCAGCATCATCAAGATTGGTGTAATGGGGAGCTTTCAGTTGAGGAGTTACGCCGCAGGAGGCTGGACAGATTGGATAGGTGATGGAAATCATTGCCACCAATACAGAATTGTAGTGCTAACCAAGCTTCTCCTTGAAGACCGACATCACCTTCTCCTCTGTTAGATAGTTTCAGCATTGTGATGTTGAAGAACATTTTGAACAATTAGACTTCCTCTCACTATTAGATGGAGATTGTTAGTCATGTACTCATGTAGCTGGGTTTTTTTTGTAGTCTCAGCGGAGGTAAGACGGCACATTTTGTATAAGTTATGTCAGGCCACCGTTGGAATTAAAGTGCACGAGTATATCATAAACACTTTGTGGCAGTGGCAAGATTCGATGATTTGCACCAGTCACTCTATTTGTTTATGTGATTCCTTATATAGCTTGAGACATAGGTGTTGAGAACATCAGGTCTGTTCATTTTTCTTCCAGCTTCTAGTTTCAGAAATCTGAAAGCATTATCTTCTGTAGCAGAGTTCTGGTTAGTTGCATATAAATATCATGTTGTAGGATAATGGTCTACCTAAT
This genomic interval carries:
- the LOC120675914 gene encoding rhomboid-like protein 14, mitochondrial, which produces MGSGMSSFRRPRGFVFDPMKGITPLLGLQVALQYGRPGSDRPPVTAALLAANVLVFFRPGPLHRILPRINEVALNYQLFVRFMLLENFFLSPFYHWNEAHLFGNMTSLLWMGVQLERSMGSAEFASMVVALLGLSQGIAVLLSQGLSLLGDSFAYYDHHSIGFSGVLFGMKAVLTDRSNDLMWLSVILIPEKYCVWADLLLTHALLPQSSFVGHLGGLLAGKVYLWLKRAFKGQDPLTLLISGGARAVTSQVRFAQNLLKSVLSQGHITGRGIVECHSSARDCPRGLWRCSTCTNYNSFATDICEMCSTMREDHACPRGQHHQDWCNGELSVEELRRRRLDRLDR